One Corynebacterium appendicis CIP 107643 DNA window includes the following coding sequences:
- a CDS encoding M23 family metallopeptidase, whose product MKRRLLVAAVALSIPLTAIPAHAISVSVNGQQVDGVGPALPSIGAALDDIFTKGATFSAAGYKIVYDPRALPEYNEEEAIADVPDPNVTQQTGTTSNGNKVVMPTQGRFTSGFGPRWGTVHQGIDIANDLGTPILAVMDGTVINAGPARGFGKWVRVRHDDGSISVYGHIRSFNVNVGDRVSAGQQIAEMGSEGYSTGSHLHFEIMPDGETKVDPVPWFAERGITV is encoded by the coding sequence ATGAAACGACGCCTCCTCGTCGCCGCCGTTGCGCTGAGCATTCCCTTGACCGCGATCCCCGCCCACGCCATCTCCGTATCCGTCAACGGGCAGCAAGTCGACGGGGTCGGCCCTGCCCTGCCGTCCATCGGCGCGGCTCTCGACGACATCTTCACCAAGGGCGCGACCTTCTCTGCCGCCGGCTACAAGATCGTCTACGACCCGCGCGCACTCCCCGAGTACAACGAGGAGGAGGCCATCGCCGACGTCCCGGATCCGAATGTCACGCAGCAGACCGGAACCACGTCCAACGGCAATAAGGTCGTCATGCCGACGCAGGGACGTTTTACCTCCGGCTTCGGTCCGCGCTGGGGCACCGTCCACCAGGGCATCGACATCGCCAACGACCTTGGCACTCCGATTCTTGCGGTCATGGACGGCACCGTCATCAACGCGGGCCCGGCCCGCGGCTTCGGCAAGTGGGTGCGCGTGCGCCACGACGACGGCTCCATCAGTGTTTACGGCCACATTCGCTCGTTCAATGTGAACGTGGGCGACCGTGTCAGCGCCGGCCAGCAGATCGCCGAGATGGGCAGCGAAGGCTACTCCACTGGTTCGCACCTCCACTTCGAGATCATGCCGGACGGCGAGACCAAGGTGGACCCGGTGCCGTGGTTCGCCGAGCGCGGCATCACGGTCTAG
- a CDS encoding M23 family metallopeptidase, producing MTISTRYTLNSSSARRTAGKHRKQSPNKGRVALVAVATGAVASGGISAASAANADHASAAQAALEDASEAAAQAAPQILTISEYKPVDNLSEQLGKAVEYAKVRSAADEAARAPLSVKPAEGAFTSGFGSRWGTIHKGVDIANAIGTPIVAVTDGEVIDAGPASGFGNWVRLRHEDGTITVYGHMETVDVTVGEKVRAGQKIAGMGSRGFSTGSHLHFEVYPNGGDAIDPAPWLAARGIKL from the coding sequence ATGACGATCTCAACGAGGTACACCTTGAACTCTTCGAGCGCACGCCGCACCGCAGGCAAGCACCGCAAGCAGAGCCCGAACAAGGGCCGCGTCGCCCTAGTCGCGGTCGCCACCGGTGCAGTTGCATCCGGCGGCATCTCCGCCGCATCCGCAGCGAACGCAGACCACGCGAGCGCAGCCCAGGCAGCGCTCGAGGACGCTTCCGAGGCAGCTGCCCAGGCAGCTCCGCAGATCCTCACCATCAGCGAGTACAAGCCCGTGGACAACCTGTCTGAGCAGCTGGGGAAGGCTGTTGAGTACGCGAAGGTCCGTTCCGCCGCTGACGAGGCTGCCCGCGCGCCGCTGTCCGTGAAGCCGGCAGAGGGCGCATTCACTTCCGGCTTCGGCTCGCGCTGGGGTACCATCCACAAGGGCGTCGACATCGCCAACGCCATCGGCACCCCTATCGTCGCGGTGACTGACGGAGAGGTCATCGACGCTGGCCCGGCCAGCGGCTTCGGCAACTGGGTCCGCCTGCGCCACGAGGACGGCACCATCACCGTCTACGGCCACATGGAGACCGTCGACGTCACCGTCGGCGAGAAGGTCCGCGCCGGCCAGAAGATCGCCGGAATGGGCTCCCGCGGCTTCTCCACCGGCTCCCACCTCCACTTCGAGGTGTACCCGAACGGCGGCGACGCCATCGACCCGGCACCGTGGCTGGCCGCCCGCGGCATCAAGCTCTAA
- a CDS encoding cell division protein PerM encodes MSKKSSPPSRSTATAPSISRRRLRAERNDAANRMSAAEQAPTTMKERVRHYLPYVGVPNLVVVLGVIVVCLATILLTGGRLAALPSSIAELWFVLHGVPVSFQGVTLGAVPLAPAIGVAALIAWRVRTATRERVSILDLYAIFGLVVLIPFTLGAVAWFMVDDAASVFPLAPPAIHKALFVPVFVHLAGMACGMSGKLWKALLTRLGAPDSLYDAARATVRLSLRLLAAAAVVYVILLALGYGRITELLGEFPVLGAGGGFALFALSLLYLPNAVVSTLAVLLGAPVDIAQGGVSLFGAVLVPLPPFPLFAAIPGDVPVWAPVLLAVPAAVMIHFVLSRRLDALGILFASVLAAAFAAAAGLMSGGEVGAYGWVGPNQWFFALAAALWTAFISGAAWLVAQFMRKRDAEELAEEPEEEPEPQVIDAEAKELEEDATEEPEAEEPAERSEELEPQVIDAEGIDEDEPEETEEKPEETEEKPEDVSDGEAEDDEDEGDIDKPAASEGGSTAISVLRDEKLD; translated from the coding sequence ATGAGCAAGAAATCTAGTCCGCCAAGTAGGTCGACGGCCACTGCGCCGTCGATAAGCCGTCGCCGCCTCCGCGCGGAGCGTAACGACGCCGCGAACCGCATGTCCGCAGCTGAGCAGGCCCCCACGACGATGAAGGAACGCGTGCGGCATTACCTGCCGTACGTGGGCGTGCCGAATCTCGTGGTGGTGCTGGGCGTGATCGTCGTGTGCCTGGCCACGATCCTGCTGACCGGCGGACGCCTCGCCGCGCTGCCGTCGTCGATCGCTGAACTGTGGTTCGTGCTCCACGGCGTTCCCGTTAGTTTTCAGGGCGTCACGCTCGGCGCGGTGCCGCTGGCCCCAGCGATCGGGGTGGCGGCGCTCATTGCGTGGCGCGTGCGCACAGCAACCCGCGAACGCGTGAGCATTCTCGACCTCTACGCCATTTTCGGTCTGGTCGTGCTCATTCCGTTCACGCTCGGCGCGGTCGCGTGGTTCATGGTGGACGACGCGGCATCGGTCTTCCCGCTCGCCCCGCCCGCAATCCATAAGGCGCTTTTCGTTCCTGTCTTCGTCCACCTCGCGGGCATGGCATGCGGCATGAGCGGGAAGCTGTGGAAAGCGTTGCTCACGCGTCTCGGGGCACCGGATTCGCTTTACGACGCCGCCCGCGCCACCGTTCGCCTCTCCCTCCGCCTGCTTGCCGCTGCGGCAGTCGTGTACGTGATTCTGCTCGCGCTCGGCTACGGGCGTATCACCGAGCTGCTTGGCGAGTTCCCTGTTCTGGGGGCTGGCGGCGGGTTCGCTCTCTTCGCGCTGAGCCTGCTGTATCTGCCGAATGCTGTGGTCTCCACCCTGGCTGTGCTTCTGGGCGCTCCTGTCGACATCGCGCAGGGCGGTGTCTCGCTTTTCGGTGCGGTGCTGGTGCCGCTGCCGCCGTTCCCGCTGTTCGCTGCTATTCCGGGTGATGTCCCGGTGTGGGCGCCGGTCCTGCTCGCCGTGCCCGCGGCGGTGATGATCCACTTCGTGCTCTCGCGCCGTCTGGACGCGCTCGGCATCCTTTTCGCGTCCGTGCTGGCGGCCGCTTTCGCCGCCGCGGCAGGCCTCATGTCCGGCGGCGAGGTCGGTGCGTATGGCTGGGTCGGCCCGAATCAGTGGTTCTTCGCCCTCGCCGCTGCTTTGTGGACTGCTTTCATCTCGGGCGCTGCCTGGCTCGTCGCCCAATTCATGCGGAAGAGAGACGCGGAGGAGCTAGCAGAAGAGCCCGAGGAAGAACCAGAGCCTCAAGTCATAGACGCCGAAGCGAAAGAGCTGGAAGAGGACGCGACCGAAGAACCGGAAGCTGAAGAACCGGCCGAACGATCTGAGGAACTAGAGCCTCAGGTGATCGATGCAGAAGGGATAGACGAGGACGAGCCGGAAGAAACCGAAGAAAAGCCGGAAGAAACCGAAGAAAAGCCGGAAGATGTATCTGACGGGGAAGCAGAGGACGACGAGGACGAGGGGGATATCGATAAGCCCGCTGCTTCTGAGGGCGGATCGACGGCGATCTCGGTCCTGCGCGACGAGAAGCTAGACTGA
- the purN gene encoding phosphoribosylglycinamide formyltransferase, which yields MAETSQTSVAVLVSGSGTLLQAILDDQSSYRVDLVVADVECSALDRARKAGVRTEVVALDGDRDQWNRRLANTVGDPDIVVSAGFMKIVGEAFLERFEGRLINTHPALLPAFPGAHAVRDALAYGVKVTGTTVHYIDAGVDTGEIIAQRAVDVRNGETEEELHERIKEVERALIVDTLNRAETSTTGKVEFPA from the coding sequence GTGGCAGAGACTTCTCAGACTTCTGTGGCGGTGCTCGTCTCCGGATCGGGGACATTGCTCCAGGCAATCTTGGACGATCAGAGCTCGTACCGCGTGGACCTCGTGGTCGCCGACGTGGAATGCTCGGCGTTGGACCGGGCGCGGAAGGCGGGCGTGCGCACCGAGGTGGTGGCGCTTGACGGCGACCGCGACCAGTGGAACCGGCGGCTCGCTAATACGGTGGGGGACCCGGATATTGTGGTGTCCGCCGGCTTCATGAAGATCGTCGGGGAGGCGTTCCTCGAGCGTTTCGAAGGCCGCTTGATCAACACACATCCGGCGCTGCTGCCCGCATTCCCTGGAGCGCACGCGGTGCGGGACGCTCTCGCGTACGGCGTGAAGGTCACGGGAACTACCGTCCACTACATCGACGCCGGGGTGGACACCGGCGAGATCATCGCTCAGCGTGCGGTCGACGTGCGCAACGGCGAAACTGAAGAAGAGTTGCACGAACGTATCAAGGAAGTCGAGCGCGCGCTCATCGTGGACACGTTGAACCGCGCCGAAACCTCAACAACCGGAAAGGTCGAATTCCCAGCATGA
- the purH gene encoding bifunctional phosphoribosylaminoimidazolecarboxamide formyltransferase/IMP cyclohydrolase, with product MSNRTPIKRALISVFDKTGIEELAAALAEAGVEIVSTGSTAQRIKDSGVDVTEVADVTGFPEVLEGRVKTLHPHVHAGILADLRKEDHAKQIADLGVKPFELVVVNLYPFSETVASGASFDEIVEMIDIGGPSMVRAAAKNHPSVAIVVDPAKYGDVADVVRAGGFDEDQRRQLAADAFAHTAQYDAAVSSWFDEQLGTSKQLRYGENPHQSARLLSDGTGLAGATQHGGKEMSYNNYQDADAAWRAAWDHERPCVAVIKHANPCGIAVSDESIAEAHKKAHACDPVSAYGGVIAANREVTFEMAEQIKPIFTEVIIAPSFADDALELLQTKKNLRILTAEKPERAGEEFKQISGGTLVQDRDIYQAEGDKPENWTLAAGEAADEATLKDLEFAWNAVRCVKSNAILIARDGGAVGVGMGQVNRVDSAKLAVDRANTLDEGRNRTNGAVAASDAFFPFADGFQILADAGVKAVVQPGGSIRDEEVVAAANEAGVTMYFTGTRHFAH from the coding sequence ATGAGCAACCGCACTCCCATCAAACGCGCACTGATCAGCGTCTTCGATAAGACGGGCATCGAGGAACTCGCCGCAGCGCTCGCAGAGGCTGGTGTGGAGATCGTCTCCACCGGCTCCACCGCGCAGCGCATCAAAGATTCCGGTGTGGATGTCACCGAAGTCGCGGACGTGACCGGCTTCCCGGAGGTGCTCGAGGGCCGTGTGAAGACGCTGCACCCGCACGTGCACGCCGGCATCTTGGCGGACCTACGGAAAGAAGACCACGCGAAGCAGATCGCTGACCTCGGAGTGAAGCCGTTCGAGCTCGTCGTGGTCAACCTCTACCCGTTCAGCGAGACAGTTGCTTCCGGCGCGAGCTTCGACGAGATCGTCGAGATGATCGATATCGGCGGCCCGTCCATGGTTCGTGCAGCGGCGAAGAACCACCCGTCGGTGGCCATCGTTGTCGACCCCGCCAAGTACGGGGACGTTGCGGATGTCGTCAGGGCCGGAGGCTTCGACGAGGACCAGCGCCGCCAGCTCGCGGCAGATGCTTTCGCTCACACGGCACAGTACGATGCGGCTGTTTCCTCCTGGTTCGATGAGCAGCTCGGGACCTCTAAGCAGCTGCGTTACGGCGAGAACCCGCACCAGTCGGCACGCTTGCTTTCTGACGGCACGGGCCTGGCCGGCGCGACCCAGCACGGCGGCAAGGAAATGTCCTACAACAACTACCAGGACGCGGATGCCGCCTGGCGCGCCGCGTGGGACCACGAGCGTCCGTGCGTGGCCGTGATCAAGCACGCTAATCCGTGCGGCATCGCCGTGTCCGACGAGTCGATCGCTGAGGCCCACAAGAAGGCCCACGCCTGCGACCCGGTCAGCGCCTACGGCGGCGTCATCGCGGCAAACCGCGAGGTCACTTTCGAGATGGCGGAGCAGATCAAGCCGATCTTCACTGAGGTCATCATTGCACCGAGTTTTGCTGATGATGCTCTCGAACTCCTGCAGACCAAGAAGAACCTGCGCATCCTCACCGCAGAGAAGCCGGAACGTGCCGGTGAAGAGTTCAAGCAGATCTCCGGCGGAACACTGGTCCAGGACCGCGATATCTACCAGGCGGAGGGCGACAAGCCGGAGAATTGGACGCTCGCTGCCGGTGAGGCTGCGGATGAGGCAACGCTCAAGGATCTCGAGTTCGCGTGGAATGCAGTGCGCTGCGTGAAGTCCAACGCCATCCTCATCGCGCGCGACGGCGGCGCTGTCGGCGTGGGCATGGGCCAGGTCAACCGCGTCGACTCGGCGAAGCTCGCCGTCGACCGCGCCAACACCCTCGACGAGGGCCGCAACCGCACCAACGGCGCAGTCGCCGCTTCGGACGCTTTCTTCCCGTTCGCAGACGGCTTCCAGATTCTCGCGGATGCCGGTGTGAAGGCCGTTGTCCAGCCGGGCGGCTCCATTCGCGACGAGGAGGTCGTGGCCGCGGCGAACGAAGCCGGCGTCACCATGTACTTCACCGGGACGCGCCACTTCGCCCACTAG
- a CDS encoding serine hydrolase, with protein MRRTLAGGALGVALGLTACTIDQPLEEPATVEVTTVTETASTEQTTPEAPEKREPSGSDVTAELTSAVDQVVAAHGGTAAVSVGESSAGDASGFASWSTMKVPVAIAALREHPEMTVEATNAIEVSDNGAADMLWNTTSPEAVEAVLAEGGTPVPVERNITRPGFSTFGQTQWSVADQARFASNLACVNGSAPILVMMGNVAQNYGLGTIPGARFKGGWGPSISGAYEVRQLGLVPDANGRIIPVAIAASAADGTYESAQVMLTQLVVELGPALDAAPEAACR; from the coding sequence GTGAGAAGGACGCTCGCCGGGGGCGCGCTAGGGGTGGCGCTGGGTCTGACAGCATGCACGATCGACCAGCCCCTGGAAGAGCCAGCGACCGTGGAGGTCACCACCGTGACAGAGACCGCATCAACCGAGCAGACGACACCAGAAGCCCCTGAGAAACGAGAACCATCCGGCTCCGACGTCACTGCCGAGCTCACATCCGCTGTCGACCAGGTCGTCGCCGCGCACGGGGGAACCGCGGCGGTGTCGGTGGGGGAGTCTTCTGCCGGCGACGCATCCGGTTTCGCGTCATGGTCCACGATGAAAGTCCCTGTCGCTATCGCCGCGCTGAGAGAGCACCCGGAGATGACCGTGGAAGCCACCAACGCCATCGAGGTCTCTGACAACGGGGCAGCGGACATGCTGTGGAATACCACCTCTCCGGAAGCGGTGGAAGCGGTGCTCGCAGAAGGGGGCACCCCCGTCCCCGTAGAACGGAATATCACCCGCCCGGGCTTCTCCACCTTCGGCCAGACGCAGTGGTCGGTCGCGGACCAGGCACGGTTCGCGTCGAACCTGGCATGTGTGAACGGATCCGCGCCGATCCTAGTGATGATGGGGAATGTGGCGCAGAACTACGGTCTCGGAACCATTCCGGGGGCGCGGTTCAAAGGGGGATGGGGCCCGTCGATAAGCGGTGCGTACGAGGTCCGCCAACTGGGGCTCGTGCCGGACGCGAACGGCCGCATCATTCCTGTGGCCATTGCCGCAAGCGCGGCGGACGGCACCTACGAATCCGCGCAAGTGATGCTCACGCAGCTCGTCGTCGAGCTCGGCCCGGCCCTTGATGCCGCGCCCGAAGCCGCCTGCAGATAA
- the rpsR gene encoding 30S ribosomal protein S18 produces MKRNNNRKVRMEQSRRPKKNPLKAKGIEAVDYKDIETLRLFISDRHKIRSRRVTGLTPQQQRQVATAVKNAREMALLPFTTR; encoded by the coding sequence ATGAAGCGCAATAACAACCGCAAGGTGCGGATGGAGCAGTCCCGCCGCCCGAAGAAGAACCCGCTCAAGGCCAAGGGCATCGAAGCTGTGGACTACAAGGACATTGAGACCTTGCGTCTGTTCATCTCCGATCGCCACAAGATCCGTTCGCGTCGCGTCACTGGCCTGACGCCGCAGCAGCAGCGCCAGGTCGCTACCGCTGTGAAGAACGCGCGCGAGATGGCTCTCCTGCCGTTCACCACCCGCTAA
- the rpsN gene encoding 30S ribosomal protein S14 encodes MAKKSKIAKNEKRKEIVERYAERRQELKAIIRNPETSDEDRLEAQFELNRQPRDASPARVRNRDSHDGRPRGYLRKFGLSRVRMREMAHRGELPGVRKSSW; translated from the coding sequence ATGGCGAAGAAGTCTAAGATCGCTAAGAACGAGAAGCGCAAGGAAATCGTCGAGCGTTACGCTGAGCGCCGTCAGGAGCTCAAGGCGATCATCCGTAACCCGGAGACGTCCGACGAGGACCGTCTCGAAGCTCAGTTTGAGCTCAACCGTCAGCCGCGCGATGCCTCCCCGGCTCGCGTCCGTAACCGCGACTCGCACGACGGCCGCCCCCGCGGCTACCTCCGCAAGTTCGGCCTGTCCCGCGTCCGTATGCGCGAGATGGCCCACCGCGGTGAACTGCCGGGCGTCCGCAAGTCCTCGTGGTAA
- the rpmG gene encoding 50S ribosomal protein L33, with product MARNDIRPIIKLKSTAGTGYTYVTRKNKRNNPDRITLKKYDPVARKHVEFREER from the coding sequence ATGGCACGTAACGATATCCGCCCGATCATCAAGCTCAAGAGCACCGCGGGCACCGGCTACACCTACGTAACCCGTAAGAACAAGCGCAACAACCCGGACCGCATCACGCTGAAGAAGTACGATCCGGTTGCGCGCAAGCACGTTGAATTCCGCGAGGAGCGATAA
- the rpmB gene encoding 50S ribosomal protein L28, with protein sequence MSAHCQVTGKKPSFGKTVSHSHRRHSRRWNPNVQKRRFYLPSEGRTITLNVSTKGLKIIDRDGIESVVAQIRARGEKI encoded by the coding sequence ATGTCGGCACATTGCCAGGTCACGGGAAAGAAGCCGTCTTTCGGCAAGACCGTGTCTCACTCGCACCGCCGCCATTCGCGCCGTTGGAACCCCAACGTGCAGAAGCGGCGTTTCTACCTGCCCTCCGAGGGCCGTACCATCACGCTTAATGTTTCCACCAAGGGTCTGAAGATCATCGATCGCGACGGCATCGAGTCCGTCGTTGCTCAGATCCGCGCCCGAGGGGAGAAGATCTAG
- a CDS encoding ArsB/NhaD family transporter, producing MLAAAFSFSVGAVLVLAGGRLSLEMGPATLAALGAVTANILNNIPAYLLLEPATSTPQHTLALLIGVNCGAIVTPWASLATLLWHDQLRLSGIEIPWRTVAAKGAVLAPFAVSVPLAGLSLVSCSSGSSISVQAIMK from the coding sequence TTGCTCGCAGCGGCATTCTCTTTCAGTGTCGGCGCTGTACTCGTTCTCGCCGGCGGCCGTCTCAGCCTCGAAATGGGCCCCGCCACCCTTGCCGCGTTAGGTGCAGTGACCGCGAATATCCTCAATAATATTCCGGCCTACCTTCTCCTCGAGCCAGCGACATCGACCCCGCAGCACACTCTCGCCTTATTAATAGGTGTCAATTGCGGGGCGATCGTCACGCCGTGGGCGTCGCTCGCCACCTTGCTGTGGCATGACCAGCTCCGCCTCTCCGGCATCGAGATCCCGTGGAGAACTGTGGCTGCGAAGGGAGCCGTTCTTGCGCCGTTCGCAGTCTCAGTGCCGCTGGCCGGGCTCAGCCTCGTGAGCTGCTCCAGTGGATCGTCGATAAGCGTGCAAGCGATTATGAAATGA
- a CDS encoding type B 50S ribosomal protein L31 has protein sequence MKKDIHPDYHPVIFQDAGTGHQFLTRSTVTSDRTAQWEDGNEYPLIVVDVTSESHPFWTGAQRVMDTAGRVEKFNRRFGGMARRKKKSAN, from the coding sequence ATGAAAAAAGACATCCACCCCGATTACCACCCGGTGATCTTCCAGGACGCAGGCACTGGCCACCAGTTCCTGACCCGTTCTACCGTCACTTCCGACCGCACCGCCCAGTGGGAGGACGGCAATGAGTACCCGCTGATCGTCGTCGACGTCACCAGCGAGTCCCACCCGTTCTGGACCGGCGCACAGCGTGTCATGGACACCGCCGGCCGCGTTGAGAAGTTCAACCGCCGCTTCGGTGGCATGGCCCGCCGCAAGAAGAAGTCCGCTAACTAA
- the rpmF gene encoding 50S ribosomal protein L32, which produces MATPKFRKSRSNTHHRRSQWKADNAALQEVKIDGQTVRIPRRLIKAAEQGLIDVEQF; this is translated from the coding sequence ATGGCAACCCCGAAGTTCCGTAAGTCCCGTTCGAACACTCACCACCGCCGTTCGCAGTGGAAGGCCGACAACGCCGCACTGCAGGAGGTCAAGATCGACGGTCAGACCGTGCGCATCCCGCGTCGCCTGATCAAGGCCGCCGAGCAGGGCCTGATCGACGTCGAGCAGTTCTAA
- a CDS encoding response regulator transcription factor, which yields MKILVVDDEQAVRESLRRSLKFNGYDVILAEDGIQALDTIKAEQPDLTILDVMMPRLDGLGVCRELRSAGYDRPILMLTARDGVAERVAGLDAGADDYLPKPFALEELLARVRSLLRRAQADSAGSQQRSTSAELTFADLHLNAISRDVYRGDRHVSLTRTEFSLLELLMRNPRRVLSRQTILEEVWGYEFPSSGNALEVYIGYLRRKTEAGGESRLIHTVRGVGYVLRETAP from the coding sequence ATGAAAATTTTGGTGGTCGACGATGAGCAGGCGGTCCGCGAGTCCCTGCGGCGGTCGCTGAAATTCAACGGTTATGACGTCATCTTGGCGGAAGACGGCATCCAAGCTTTGGACACGATCAAAGCAGAGCAACCAGATCTGACCATCTTGGACGTGATGATGCCGCGTCTCGACGGCCTCGGTGTGTGCCGCGAGCTCCGCTCCGCCGGGTACGACCGTCCGATCCTCATGCTCACCGCCCGCGACGGAGTCGCCGAGCGGGTCGCCGGCCTCGACGCTGGCGCGGACGACTACCTGCCCAAACCCTTCGCTCTCGAGGAGCTGCTCGCTCGCGTCCGCTCGTTGCTCCGCCGCGCCCAGGCGGATTCGGCGGGTTCGCAGCAGCGCAGCACGAGCGCCGAGCTCACTTTTGCGGACCTGCATCTCAACGCGATCTCCCGCGATGTCTACCGCGGGGACCGGCACGTCTCCCTGACTCGCACCGAGTTCTCCCTGCTGGAACTCCTCATGCGCAACCCGCGTCGCGTCCTATCCCGCCAGACGATCCTCGAGGAAGTCTGGGGCTACGAGTTCCCGTCCTCCGGAAATGCCCTCGAGGTCTACATCGGCTACCTGCGCCGGAAAACCGAGGCGGGCGGGGAATCCCGCCTGATCCACACCGTTCGCGGCGTGGGCTACGTGTTGCGGGAGACAGCCCCGTGA
- a CDS encoding HAMP domain-containing sensor histidine kinase — protein sequence MILRRISADGDTDLRPTRPSPVRGKIAAFAGAGVAAAVGTTAVMSYIAVFGAMDEHELSALNSRTIALMRQVEDDSASEEELHRIVDKFRSDNPGYRASVSLREHDFFVGDPVPVDRMARDGGAANWSRFENGEEMVSVLRDNDGTTVAVAHNRSDFAHLKGRLKATLAGIVGLGTLLVALTGSIIARGTLRPVGRLRRAMDRVSTEGTLEPIEVAGSDEYAKLTESLNSMMESLNESRIRQAQLVADAGHELRTPLTSMRTNIELLIMLHRTGQMAQMPQEDLDELEDDVEAQMQELSTLIGDLVDLAREDDLQKEFEPVRLDSLLTEAVTRVQRRRPDVNFRYRADPWILDADRAALSRAPVNLLDNAAKWSPPGGVVRVSLRSAQHSAVLIIDDSGPGIPPEEREKVFERFYRAPESRSMPGSGLGLAIAGQVLERHGANIDIGDSDDGGARIRVVFPGWPAERSQ from the coding sequence GTGATCCTCCGCCGCATCAGTGCGGACGGTGACACCGACTTGAGGCCGACGCGCCCGTCTCCCGTCCGCGGCAAAATCGCCGCTTTCGCCGGCGCGGGAGTGGCGGCAGCCGTGGGCACCACGGCGGTGATGTCGTATATTGCGGTGTTCGGGGCAATGGACGAACATGAGCTCAGTGCACTGAATTCCCGCACCATCGCATTGATGCGGCAGGTGGAAGACGATTCTGCGAGCGAGGAAGAACTGCATCGGATCGTCGATAAGTTCCGTTCTGATAATCCCGGCTACCGCGCGTCTGTCTCGTTGCGGGAGCACGATTTCTTTGTCGGGGACCCCGTGCCTGTCGACCGGATGGCGCGCGACGGTGGCGCGGCGAACTGGTCGCGGTTCGAAAATGGCGAAGAAATGGTGTCCGTGCTGCGTGACAATGACGGCACCACCGTGGCGGTGGCTCACAACCGCTCCGATTTCGCGCACCTGAAGGGCCGTCTCAAAGCGACGTTGGCGGGCATTGTCGGCCTGGGAACTCTGCTTGTGGCGCTGACCGGTAGCATCATCGCGCGGGGGACGTTGCGTCCCGTTGGCCGTTTGCGCCGCGCGATGGACAGGGTGTCCACGGAAGGCACGCTTGAACCGATCGAGGTGGCCGGCAGCGACGAGTACGCCAAGTTGACCGAATCGCTGAACTCGATGATGGAATCGCTCAATGAGTCCCGCATCCGCCAGGCCCAGTTGGTGGCCGACGCCGGCCACGAACTTCGCACCCCTTTGACATCGATGCGCACCAATATCGAGCTGTTGATCATGCTTCACCGCACCGGGCAGATGGCGCAGATGCCGCAGGAGGATCTCGATGAGCTCGAAGACGATGTCGAGGCCCAGATGCAGGAACTGTCGACGCTCATCGGCGACCTGGTGGACCTCGCCCGCGAGGACGACCTGCAGAAAGAATTCGAGCCCGTCCGCCTGGACTCCCTGCTCACCGAGGCCGTCACACGCGTGCAGCGCCGGCGCCCGGACGTGAACTTCCGCTACCGCGCCGACCCGTGGATCCTCGATGCCGACCGTGCAGCATTGTCGCGCGCGCCCGTGAACCTGCTCGACAACGCCGCGAAGTGGTCCCCGCCGGGCGGCGTTGTGCGTGTCTCGTTGCGGTCTGCGCAGCATAGCGCCGTGCTGATTATCGACGACTCCGGCCCAGGCATTCCCCCGGAGGAGCGCGAAAAGGTCTTCGAGCGCTTCTACCGCGCACCTGAATCGCGGTCCATGCCCGGATCGGGCCTGGGACTGGCTATTGCAGGTCAAGTGCTCGAACGCCACGGCGCGAACATCGACATCGGGGACTCCGACGACGGTGGCGCCCGCATCCGCGTCGTGTTCCCCGGCTGGCCCGCTGAACGCTCACAGTGA